The Xanthomonas sontii genome contains a region encoding:
- the speA gene encoding arginine decarboxylase produces the protein MSDWSLDQARKTYSIPHWADGYFDVDAAGRVVVRPQGADGVAIALPEVVDAARAAGAKLPMLVRFPDILGERLGKLQAAFAQAQADWDYSGGYTAVYPIKVNQHRGVAGTLASHQGEGFGLEAGSKPELMAVLALSRPGGLIVCNGYKDREYIRLALIGRKLGLQTFIVIEKPSELKLVLEEARALDVKPGLGVRMRLASLGAGKWQNSGGDKAKFGLSPRQVLDLWKTLRDTEYADALNLLHFHMGSQISNVRDIANGMREATRYFVELSKLGAKISHVDVGGGLGIDYEGTRSRSYCSINYGLHSYASNIVQPLASACEEHGLAPPRIVTECGRAMTAHHAVLIANVSEVEQAPEGRVPDAHDDEPAAIRHLREIHAELDQRPAVELFQEAQHFHAEGLSGYALGQIDLTHRARIDDLFYAIAHGVRARLSHEEKSHRPVLDELNERLVDKYFVNFSVFESIPDVWAIDQVFPIVPIERLNEAPARRGVVCDMTCDSDGMVKTYVENESLDSSLPLHALRPGESYRIGFFLVGAYQEILGDIHNLFGDTDAVEVAVDGDGYRIAQQRRGDTTEVMLDYVGYRLDDLRAAYAERVAAAQLPAAQATELADALEAGLTGYTYLSDEPLG, from the coding sequence ATGAGCGATTGGTCCCTCGACCAAGCCCGCAAGACCTACTCGATCCCACACTGGGCGGACGGGTACTTCGACGTGGACGCGGCCGGCCGGGTGGTGGTGCGGCCGCAGGGCGCCGACGGCGTGGCGATCGCGCTGCCGGAGGTGGTGGACGCCGCGCGCGCGGCCGGGGCCAAGCTGCCGATGCTGGTGCGCTTCCCCGACATCCTCGGCGAGCGCCTGGGCAAGCTGCAGGCCGCCTTCGCCCAGGCCCAGGCCGACTGGGACTACAGCGGCGGCTACACCGCCGTGTATCCGATCAAGGTCAACCAGCACCGCGGCGTGGCCGGCACCCTGGCCAGCCACCAGGGCGAGGGCTTCGGCCTGGAGGCGGGCAGCAAGCCGGAACTGATGGCGGTGCTGGCGCTGTCGCGGCCGGGCGGGCTGATCGTGTGCAACGGCTACAAGGACCGCGAGTACATCCGTCTGGCGCTGATCGGGCGCAAGCTCGGGCTGCAGACCTTCATCGTCATCGAGAAGCCGTCGGAGCTGAAGCTGGTGCTGGAGGAGGCGCGCGCGCTGGACGTGAAGCCGGGCCTGGGTGTGCGCATGCGCCTGGCCTCGCTGGGCGCGGGCAAGTGGCAGAACAGCGGTGGCGACAAGGCCAAGTTCGGGCTGTCGCCGCGGCAGGTGCTGGACCTGTGGAAGACCCTGCGCGACACCGAATACGCCGACGCGCTGAACCTGCTGCACTTCCACATGGGGTCGCAGATCTCCAACGTGCGCGACATCGCCAACGGCATGCGCGAGGCCACCCGCTATTTCGTCGAGCTGTCCAAGCTGGGCGCGAAGATCAGCCACGTCGACGTCGGCGGCGGCCTGGGCATCGACTACGAAGGCACCCGCTCGCGCAGCTATTGCTCGATCAACTACGGCCTGCACTCCTACGCCAGCAACATCGTGCAGCCGCTGGCCAGCGCCTGCGAAGAGCACGGCCTGGCGCCGCCGCGCATCGTCACCGAGTGCGGGCGCGCGATGACCGCGCACCACGCCGTGCTGATCGCCAACGTGTCCGAGGTGGAGCAGGCGCCGGAAGGCCGCGTGCCCGACGCGCACGATGACGAACCGGCGGCGATCCGCCACCTGCGCGAGATCCATGCCGAACTGGACCAGCGCCCGGCGGTGGAGCTGTTCCAGGAGGCGCAGCATTTCCATGCCGAAGGCCTCAGCGGCTACGCCCTTGGCCAGATCGACCTGACCCATCGCGCGCGCATCGACGACCTGTTCTATGCCATCGCCCACGGCGTGCGCGCGCGGCTGAGCCATGAGGAAAAGAGCCACCGCCCGGTGCTGGACGAGCTCAACGAGCGCCTGGTCGACAAGTACTTCGTCAACTTCAGCGTGTTCGAGTCGATTCCCGACGTGTGGGCGATCGACCAAGTGTTCCCGATCGTGCCGATCGAGCGCCTGAACGAGGCGCCGGCACGGCGCGGTGTGGTCTGCGACATGACCTGCGATTCCGACGGCATGGTCAAGACCTACGTCGAGAACGAGAGCCTGGACAGCTCGTTGCCGCTGCACGCGCTGCGGCCGGGCGAAAGCTACCGCATCGGCTTCTTCCTGGTCGGTGCCTATCAGGAGATCCTCGGCGACATCCACAACCTGTTCGGCGACACCGACGCGGTGGAAGTGGCGGTGGACGGCGACGGCTACCGCATCGCCCAGCAGCGCCGCGGCGATACCACCGAAGTGATGCTGGATTACGTCGGCTACCGCCTGGACGACCTGCGCGCCGCCTACGCCGAACGCGTCGCCGCCGCGCAGTTGCCGGCCGCGCAGGCCACGGAACTGGCCGACGCGCTCGAGGCCGGCCTGACCGGCTACACCTACCTGTCCGACGAACCGCTGGGCTGA
- the speE gene encoding polyamine aminopropyltransferase: MSANDNWYIEHFQPTGSAIGYRITGKLDEVQSPFQKIEIYDTTDWGKLMVIDGAVMLTTRDNFFYHEMISHPALFTHAAPKRVVIIGGGDCGTLREVLKHPGVESATQCDIDEQVTRMAEKYFPELCDSNNDPRAELLFDDGVAYMANCPAGSVDIVIVDSTDPVGPAEGLFNKAFYESCFKALKDDGILVQQSESPLALLDLIKEMRAEMGKAGFASFHTVPFPQPCYPTGWWSVTMARKQGGFDFRQDDAAAKPFATRYYSAHLHTGTQVLPPFVAEALGG, encoded by the coding sequence ATGAGCGCCAACGACAACTGGTACATCGAACACTTCCAGCCCACCGGCTCGGCCATCGGCTACCGCATCACCGGCAAGCTGGACGAGGTGCAGTCGCCGTTCCAGAAGATCGAGATCTACGACACCACCGACTGGGGCAAGCTGATGGTGATCGACGGCGCGGTGATGCTGACCACGCGCGACAACTTCTTCTACCACGAGATGATCAGCCATCCGGCGCTGTTCACCCACGCCGCGCCCAAGCGCGTGGTGATCATCGGCGGCGGCGACTGCGGCACCCTGCGCGAAGTGCTCAAGCACCCGGGCGTGGAAAGCGCCACCCAGTGCGACATCGACGAGCAGGTCACGCGCATGGCCGAGAAGTACTTCCCGGAACTGTGCGACTCCAACAACGACCCGCGCGCCGAGCTGCTGTTCGACGACGGCGTGGCCTACATGGCCAACTGCCCGGCCGGCAGTGTGGACATCGTCATCGTCGACTCCACCGACCCGGTCGGCCCGGCCGAAGGCCTGTTCAACAAGGCCTTCTACGAGAGCTGCTTCAAGGCGCTGAAGGACGACGGCATCCTGGTGCAGCAATCCGAATCGCCGCTGGCGCTGCTGGACCTGATCAAGGAAATGCGTGCGGAGATGGGCAAGGCCGGCTTCGCCAGCTTCCACACCGTGCCGTTCCCGCAGCCGTGCTACCCGACCGGCTGGTGGAGCGTGACCATGGCGCGCAAGCAGGGCGGCTTCGACTTCCGCCAGGACGACGCCGCGGCCAAGCCGTTCGCCACCCGCTACTACAGCGCGCACCTGCACACCGGCACCCAGGTGCTGCCGCCGTTCGTGGCCGAGGCGCTGGGCGGCTAA
- a CDS encoding P-II family nitrogen regulator, translating to MKMIMAVIKPFKLDDVREALAAQGVAGITVTEVKGFGRQKGHTELYRGAEYVVDFLPKVKLEVAVSEDQVERVVEAIVKAAATGKIGDGKVFVYDLGTVVRIRTGELDADAL from the coding sequence ATGAAGATGATCATGGCCGTGATCAAGCCGTTCAAGCTCGACGACGTGCGCGAGGCGCTCGCCGCGCAGGGCGTGGCCGGCATCACCGTCACCGAGGTCAAGGGCTTCGGCCGACAGAAGGGCCACACCGAGCTGTATCGCGGCGCCGAGTACGTGGTCGATTTCCTGCCCAAGGTGAAGCTGGAAGTGGCGGTCAGCGAGGACCAGGTCGAGCGCGTGGTCGAGGCCATCGTCAAGGCCGCCGCCACCGGCAAGATCGGCGACGGCAAGGTGTTCGTCTACGACCTGGGCACGGTGGTGCGGATCCGCACCGGCGAACTGGACGCGGACGCGCTGTAA
- the ubiK gene encoding ubiquinone biosynthesis accessory factor UbiK produces the protein MIDLNHLDDLARRLSDLVPPGLRQSRDELQSTFKSALQAGLGKLDLVTREEFEVQRAVLLRTREKLEALERSVAALEAARSGQSPSPTA, from the coding sequence ATGATCGACCTCAACCATCTCGACGACCTCGCCCGCCGCCTCAGCGACCTGGTGCCGCCGGGCCTGCGCCAATCCCGCGACGAACTGCAGAGCACCTTCAAGAGCGCGCTGCAGGCCGGGCTGGGCAAGCTCGACCTGGTCACCCGCGAGGAATTCGAAGTGCAGCGCGCGGTGCTGCTGCGCACCCGCGAGAAGCTCGAAGCGCTGGAGCGCAGCGTCGCCGCGCTGGAAGCGGCACGCAGCGGACAGTCGCCCAGCCCCACCGCCTGA
- a CDS encoding acyltransferase: MRYPGLDLLRAIAIVWVMLFHSFVVGGLGPDWEWLSRYGWMGVDLFFVLSGFLIGGQVLAPLARGERLRYGQFYRRRAYRILPAYAVVLALYLAWPGFREAPGIAPWWLFASFTLNLGIDYANQQAFSHAWSLCVEEHFYLVFPLLAAWLLRRPSAPRFVALCVAVVLAGIALRSAIWLHDSALDRIGAGLQRNWFIEDLYYPTWNRLDGLLAGVALAVLKTFRPQHWQRLQRHASVVALAGIVVCALAMWLFRDRTGLLGNAIGWPVLSLGLALLVGAGASTQGWLGRCRVPGAAWLAAVSYSLYLSHKAAFHLTQAWFGALLDGRGPLAFAGYAGMALLFAAVLHYAVEQPFLRLRERRGAPAVAAAHG; the protein is encoded by the coding sequence ATGCGCTATCCCGGCCTCGACCTGCTGCGCGCTATCGCCATCGTCTGGGTGATGTTGTTCCACTCCTTCGTGGTCGGTGGGCTGGGCCCGGATTGGGAGTGGCTGTCGCGCTATGGCTGGATGGGCGTGGATCTGTTCTTCGTGCTCAGCGGCTTTTTGATCGGGGGCCAGGTGCTGGCGCCGCTGGCCCGCGGCGAGCGGCTGCGCTACGGCCAGTTCTACCGGCGCCGCGCCTACCGCATCCTGCCGGCGTACGCAGTGGTGCTGGCGTTGTACCTGGCATGGCCCGGCTTCCGCGAAGCGCCCGGGATCGCGCCGTGGTGGCTGTTCGCCAGTTTCACCCTCAACCTGGGCATCGACTACGCCAACCAGCAGGCGTTCTCGCATGCGTGGTCGCTGTGCGTGGAAGAGCACTTCTACCTGGTGTTTCCGCTGCTGGCGGCGTGGCTGCTGCGGCGGCCATCGGCGCCGCGTTTCGTGGCGCTGTGCGTGGCCGTGGTGCTGGCCGGCATCGCCCTGCGCAGTGCGATCTGGCTGCACGACAGCGCGCTGGATCGCATCGGTGCCGGGCTGCAGCGCAACTGGTTCATCGAGGATCTCTACTACCCGACCTGGAACCGCCTGGACGGCCTGCTGGCGGGGGTGGCGTTGGCAGTGCTGAAGACCTTCCGGCCGCAGCACTGGCAGCGGTTGCAGCGTCACGCCAGCGTCGTGGCGCTTGCCGGCATCGTGGTCTGTGCGCTGGCGATGTGGCTGTTCCGCGACCGCACCGGCCTGCTCGGCAATGCGATCGGCTGGCCGGTGCTGTCGTTGGGGCTGGCGCTGCTGGTCGGCGCCGGCGCCTCCACCCAGGGATGGCTGGGGCGCTGCCGGGTGCCGGGCGCGGCCTGGCTGGCCGCGGTGTCCTACAGCCTGTACCTGAGCCACAAGGCGGCGTTCCATCTGACCCAGGCGTGGTTCGGCGCGCTGCTGGACGGGCGTGGACCGCTCGCCTTCGCCGGC
- a CDS encoding YifB family Mg chelatase-like AAA ATPase, which produces MSLALVHSRARAGVLAPPVRVEVHLSGGLPTTQIVGLPEAAVRESRDRVRAALLCAQYEFPARRITVNLAPADLPKEGGRFDLPIALGILAAAGQLDPQVLGQYEFLGELALTGELRPVDGVLPAALAAAQAGRTLIVPADNGAEAALAQHVQAYTARTLLEVCGLLNGSKTLPAATAPPTVAAPFPDLSDVRGQAQARRALEIAAAGHHHLLLIGSPGCGKTLLASRLPGILPAASEAEALESAAIASVSGRGVDPARWRQRPYRAPHHTASAVSLVGGGTHPRPGEISLAHHGVLFLDELPEWNRHALEVLREPLESGQVTVSRAARSAEFPARFQLVAAMNPCPCGWAGDPSGRCRCSEDAVRRYRARISGPLLDRIDLHVEVPRLPPQALRADAPPGEASAVVRERVEQARQRQQARAGRPNGQLGHSETLRDCRLQPRDEALLEQAIERLRLSARSLHRILRVARTIADLDASERIATAHLTEAIAYRQLDRGEATANAVGPTPPGARRLAG; this is translated from the coding sequence ATGAGCCTGGCGCTGGTGCACAGCCGTGCCCGCGCGGGGGTGCTTGCGCCTCCGGTTCGGGTCGAAGTCCATCTGTCCGGCGGCCTGCCGACCACGCAGATCGTCGGCCTGCCCGAGGCGGCGGTACGCGAGTCGCGCGATCGCGTCCGCGCCGCCCTGCTCTGCGCGCAGTACGAATTTCCGGCACGGCGGATCACGGTCAACCTGGCGCCGGCCGACCTACCCAAGGAGGGCGGTCGCTTCGACCTGCCGATCGCGCTGGGCATCCTCGCCGCCGCCGGCCAGCTCGACCCGCAGGTGCTCGGCCAGTACGAATTCCTCGGCGAACTGGCCTTGACCGGCGAACTGCGCCCGGTCGACGGCGTCCTGCCGGCCGCACTGGCCGCCGCCCAGGCTGGGCGCACCCTGATCGTCCCGGCCGACAACGGCGCCGAGGCCGCACTGGCGCAACACGTGCAGGCCTACACCGCACGCACCCTGCTGGAAGTCTGTGGATTGCTCAACGGCAGCAAGACCCTGCCCGCGGCCACCGCGCCGCCCACGGTCGCCGCCCCCTTTCCCGACCTGAGCGACGTGCGCGGCCAGGCGCAGGCGCGGCGCGCCCTGGAGATCGCCGCGGCCGGGCATCACCACCTGTTGCTGATCGGCAGCCCCGGCTGCGGCAAGACCCTGCTGGCCTCGCGCCTGCCCGGGATCCTGCCCGCCGCCAGCGAAGCCGAGGCCCTGGAGAGCGCGGCCATCGCTTCGGTCAGCGGCCGCGGCGTGGATCCGGCACGCTGGCGGCAACGCCCCTACCGCGCACCGCACCACACCGCCAGCGCGGTGTCGCTGGTCGGCGGCGGCACTCATCCGCGCCCGGGCGAGATCTCGCTGGCGCACCACGGCGTGCTGTTCCTGGACGAACTGCCGGAGTGGAACCGGCATGCGCTGGAAGTGCTGCGCGAGCCGCTGGAATCGGGCCAGGTGACCGTGTCGCGCGCGGCGCGCAGCGCCGAGTTCCCTGCGCGCTTCCAACTGGTGGCGGCGATGAACCCCTGTCCGTGCGGCTGGGCCGGCGACCCCAGCGGCCGCTGTCGCTGCAGCGAGGACGCGGTGCGGCGCTACCGCGCTCGCATCTCCGGCCCGCTGCTGGACCGCATCGACCTGCACGTGGAAGTGCCGCGGCTGCCGCCACAGGCGCTGCGCGCCGATGCGCCGCCCGGCGAAGCCAGCGCCGTCGTGCGCGAGCGCGTGGAGCAGGCGCGGCAACGCCAGCAGGCCCGCGCCGGCCGGCCCAACGGCCAGCTCGGCCACAGCGAAACCCTGCGCGACTGCCGCTTGCAACCGCGCGACGAGGCGCTGCTGGAACAGGCCATCGAGCGCCTGCGGCTGTCGGCGCGCTCGCTGCATCGGATCCTGCGCGTGGCCCGCACCATCGCCGACCTGGACGCCAGCGAGCGCATCGCCACCGCGCACCTGACCGAGGCCATCGCGTACCGGCAACTGGATCGCGGGGAGGCGACGGCGAACGCCGTGGGTCCGACGCCACCCGGGGCACGCCGCCTGGCAGGATGA